One genomic region from Stackebrandtia nassauensis DSM 44728 encodes:
- a CDS encoding RpiB/LacA/LacB family sugar-phosphate isomerase: MSSRQWRIAVGADEAGFQYKEAIARDLAEDSRVGSVVDFGVAEGETTPYASVGLTVAEAVARGEVDRAILICGTGIGMAISANKVPGVRATTVSDSYSCERSVLSNDCQIISFGQRVVGLELARRLASEWLGYEFDPASPSNSKVSVISAYERRTP, from the coding sequence ATGAGCAGCCGACAGTGGCGGATCGCCGTGGGAGCCGACGAAGCCGGGTTCCAGTACAAGGAGGCCATCGCGCGGGACCTCGCCGAGGACTCGCGGGTGGGGTCCGTTGTGGATTTCGGGGTTGCCGAGGGCGAGACCACCCCGTATGCCAGCGTTGGACTGACTGTCGCTGAGGCCGTCGCGCGGGGTGAGGTGGATCGGGCGATCCTCATCTGCGGTACCGGCATCGGGATGGCGATCAGCGCTAACAAGGTTCCGGGTGTGCGGGCCACGACTGTTTCCGACAGTTACTCGTGTGAGCGGTCGGTGTTGTCCAACGACTGTCAGATCATCTCGTTCGGACAGCGGGTCGTCGGCCTCGAACTGGCCCGCCGACTGGCCAGCGAGTGGCTTGGCTACGAGTTCGACCCCGCATCACCGTCCAATTCGAAGGTCAGCGTGATCTCAGCGTATGAACGGAGGACCCCATGA